A window from Gopherus flavomarginatus isolate rGopFla2 chromosome 4, rGopFla2.mat.asm, whole genome shotgun sequence encodes these proteins:
- the TAF1A gene encoding TATA box-binding protein-associated factor RNA polymerase I subunit A isoform X4 → MDSFVEQLKRGTEEEFTEESVWDGSAVNTTSSSLPAIYLPLLPRNLRHPTTRGRKATEFQETKKACLNYIQDALLQHQWQRAAEFMTNYLETLENTSAEKRMAAPEVIWRIGSEILCHHSKSSIEEFNYFAEQMKNLGVKRYLKVCLEHVFHLLCNGLIDEAYQNLSLAEGWRYGEQTTAQDKELKLIQAYKGLLDYYNWTKKRKAMLELDGNFADSVEQEMHSFFRQAAVNLKEIIKIPGVWDPFVKSYVELLEFYEDYDEVRQVLSEYAYNSKFPPNPNAHVYYYQFLKRQGESKKTLMSVLKILHEIVPSHELMLEYNAMLQKSNCKYFKYVSHQGCIAKKEKFQTVKKFVKKHSSAHLRASGVLDSCTHL, encoded by the exons ATGGACAGTTTTGTTGAACAACTGAAAAGGGGGACAGAGGAAGAGTTTACAGAAGAGTCTGTGTGGGATGGGTCTGCAGTAAACACCACAAGCAGTTCACTTCCAGCTATCTATTTACCTTTACTCCCACGGAACCTTCGGCATCCAA CAACCAGAGGTCGAAAGGCAACAGAATTTCAAGAGACTAAGAAAGCTTGTTTAAATTACATTCAGGATGCCCTGCTACAACACCAGTGGCAGAGGGCTGCAGAGTTCATGACTAACTATTTGGAGACATTAGAGAATACTTCTGCTGAAAAACGGATGGCTGCCCCAGAG GTGATTTGGAGAATAGGATCTGAAATTTTGTGCCATCATTCCAAGAGCAGTATTGAAGAGTTCAACTATTTTGCTGAGCAGATGAAAAATCTAGGAGTAAAAAGGTATTTAAAG GTCTGTTTAGAGCATGTCTTTCACCTCCTGTGTAATGGACTAATAGATGAGGCATACCAAAACCTGTCCCTGGCAGAAGGCTGGAGGTATGGAGAACAAACAACTGCTCAGGATAAAGAATTGAAACTCATTCAAGCTTACAAGGGGCTGCTGGATTACTATAACtggaccaaaaaaagaaaagccatgTTAGAGCTTG ATGGTAATTTTGCAGACTCTGTTGAACAGGAAATGCACAGTTTCTTTCGGCAGGCAGCAGTGAATCTCAAGGAGATAATTAAAATACCTGGAGTTTGGGATCCTTTTGTGAAGAGCTATGTGGAA ctATTGGAATTCTATGAGGATTATGATGAAGTCCGGCAAGTATTAAGCGAGTACGCTTACAATTCGAAGTTTCCTCCCAATCCCAATGCTCATGTTTATTACTATCAGTTCCTAAAGAGACAGGGTGAATCAAAGAAGACACTGATGTCTGTGCTCAAG attttgcaCGAGATTGTTCCCTCTCATGAATTAATGTTAGAATATAATGCCATGCTTCAAAAATCAA atTGCAAATACTTCAAATATGTTTCACACCAAGGCTGCATAGCCAAGAAGGAAAAATTTCAAACAGTGAAGAAATTTGTGAAGAAACACAGCTCTGCCCATTTGAGAGCATCTGGTGTTTTGGATTCCTGCACGCACCTTTGA
- the TAF1A gene encoding TATA box-binding protein-associated factor RNA polymerase I subunit A isoform X1 yields the protein MDSFVEQLKRGTEEEFTEESVWDGSAVNTTSSSLPAIYLPLLPRNLRHPTTRGRKATEFQETKKACLNYIQDALLQHQWQRAAEFMTNYLETLENTSAEKRMAAPEVIWRIGSEILCHHSKSSIEEFNYFAEQMKNLGVKRYLKVCLEHVFHLLCNGLIDEAYQNLSLAEGWRYGEQTTAQDKELKLIQAYKGLLDYYNWTKKRKAMLELDGNFADSVEQEMHSFFRQAAVNLKEIIKIPGVWDPFVKSYVELLEFYEDYDEVRQVLSEYAYNSKFPPNPNAHVYYYQFLKRQGESKKTLMSVLKILHEIVPSHELMLEYNAMLQKSRKRKNHRLGLEIIFTLLDFAGWKEHVKAWSCLAKQIKQILENSGKHLDWVTEEWNSRKDWWPAFHFSHYLAKRNWQENENLACEKALVAGILLGRDCKYFKYVSHQGCIAKKEKFQTVKKFVKKHSSAHLRASGVLDSCTHL from the exons ATGGACAGTTTTGTTGAACAACTGAAAAGGGGGACAGAGGAAGAGTTTACAGAAGAGTCTGTGTGGGATGGGTCTGCAGTAAACACCACAAGCAGTTCACTTCCAGCTATCTATTTACCTTTACTCCCACGGAACCTTCGGCATCCAA CAACCAGAGGTCGAAAGGCAACAGAATTTCAAGAGACTAAGAAAGCTTGTTTAAATTACATTCAGGATGCCCTGCTACAACACCAGTGGCAGAGGGCTGCAGAGTTCATGACTAACTATTTGGAGACATTAGAGAATACTTCTGCTGAAAAACGGATGGCTGCCCCAGAG GTGATTTGGAGAATAGGATCTGAAATTTTGTGCCATCATTCCAAGAGCAGTATTGAAGAGTTCAACTATTTTGCTGAGCAGATGAAAAATCTAGGAGTAAAAAGGTATTTAAAG GTCTGTTTAGAGCATGTCTTTCACCTCCTGTGTAATGGACTAATAGATGAGGCATACCAAAACCTGTCCCTGGCAGAAGGCTGGAGGTATGGAGAACAAACAACTGCTCAGGATAAAGAATTGAAACTCATTCAAGCTTACAAGGGGCTGCTGGATTACTATAACtggaccaaaaaaagaaaagccatgTTAGAGCTTG ATGGTAATTTTGCAGACTCTGTTGAACAGGAAATGCACAGTTTCTTTCGGCAGGCAGCAGTGAATCTCAAGGAGATAATTAAAATACCTGGAGTTTGGGATCCTTTTGTGAAGAGCTATGTGGAA ctATTGGAATTCTATGAGGATTATGATGAAGTCCGGCAAGTATTAAGCGAGTACGCTTACAATTCGAAGTTTCCTCCCAATCCCAATGCTCATGTTTATTACTATCAGTTCCTAAAGAGACAGGGTGAATCAAAGAAGACACTGATGTCTGTGCTCAAG attttgcaCGAGATTGTTCCCTCTCATGAATTAATGTTAGAATATAATGCCATGCTTCAAAAATCAA ggaaaagaaaaaaccATAGACTGGGGCTGGAGATTATTTTCACGCTCCTAGATTTTGCTGGGTGGAAGGAGCATGTAAAAGCTTGGAGCTGTTTAGCAAAACAGATTAAACAGATCCTGGAGAA CTCGGGCAAGCATCTTGACTGGGTCACGGAGGAGTGGAACTCTAGAAAGGACTGGTGGCCAGCTTTCCACTTTAGCCACTACTTGGCGAAAAGAAATTGGCAGGAAAATGAAAATCTTGCTTGTGAAAAAGCATTGGTGGCTGGAATCTTGCTGGGAAGAG atTGCAAATACTTCAAATATGTTTCACACCAAGGCTGCATAGCCAAGAAGGAAAAATTTCAAACAGTGAAGAAATTTGTGAAGAAACACAGCTCTGCCCATTTGAGAGCATCTGGTGTTTTGGATTCCTGCACGCACCTTTGA
- the TAF1A gene encoding TATA box-binding protein-associated factor RNA polymerase I subunit A isoform X3: MTNYLETLENTSAEKRMAAPEVIWRIGSEILCHHSKSSIEEFNYFAEQMKNLGVKRYLKVCLEHVFHLLCNGLIDEAYQNLSLAEGWRYGEQTTAQDKELKLIQAYKGLLDYYNWTKKRKAMLELDGNFADSVEQEMHSFFRQAAVNLKEIIKIPGVWDPFVKSYVELLEFYEDYDEVRQVLSEYAYNSKFPPNPNAHVYYYQFLKRQGESKKTLMSVLKILHEIVPSHELMLEYNAMLQKSRKRKNHRLGLEIIFTLLDFAGWKEHVKAWSCLAKQIKQILENSGKHLDWVTEEWNSRKDWWPAFHFSHYLAKRNWQENENLACEKALVAGILLGRDCKYFKYVSHQGCIAKKEKFQTVKKFVKKHSSAHLRASGVLDSCTHL, from the exons ATGACTAACTATTTGGAGACATTAGAGAATACTTCTGCTGAAAAACGGATGGCTGCCCCAGAG GTGATTTGGAGAATAGGATCTGAAATTTTGTGCCATCATTCCAAGAGCAGTATTGAAGAGTTCAACTATTTTGCTGAGCAGATGAAAAATCTAGGAGTAAAAAGGTATTTAAAG GTCTGTTTAGAGCATGTCTTTCACCTCCTGTGTAATGGACTAATAGATGAGGCATACCAAAACCTGTCCCTGGCAGAAGGCTGGAGGTATGGAGAACAAACAACTGCTCAGGATAAAGAATTGAAACTCATTCAAGCTTACAAGGGGCTGCTGGATTACTATAACtggaccaaaaaaagaaaagccatgTTAGAGCTTG ATGGTAATTTTGCAGACTCTGTTGAACAGGAAATGCACAGTTTCTTTCGGCAGGCAGCAGTGAATCTCAAGGAGATAATTAAAATACCTGGAGTTTGGGATCCTTTTGTGAAGAGCTATGTGGAA ctATTGGAATTCTATGAGGATTATGATGAAGTCCGGCAAGTATTAAGCGAGTACGCTTACAATTCGAAGTTTCCTCCCAATCCCAATGCTCATGTTTATTACTATCAGTTCCTAAAGAGACAGGGTGAATCAAAGAAGACACTGATGTCTGTGCTCAAG attttgcaCGAGATTGTTCCCTCTCATGAATTAATGTTAGAATATAATGCCATGCTTCAAAAATCAA ggaaaagaaaaaaccATAGACTGGGGCTGGAGATTATTTTCACGCTCCTAGATTTTGCTGGGTGGAAGGAGCATGTAAAAGCTTGGAGCTGTTTAGCAAAACAGATTAAACAGATCCTGGAGAA CTCGGGCAAGCATCTTGACTGGGTCACGGAGGAGTGGAACTCTAGAAAGGACTGGTGGCCAGCTTTCCACTTTAGCCACTACTTGGCGAAAAGAAATTGGCAGGAAAATGAAAATCTTGCTTGTGAAAAAGCATTGGTGGCTGGAATCTTGCTGGGAAGAG atTGCAAATACTTCAAATATGTTTCACACCAAGGCTGCATAGCCAAGAAGGAAAAATTTCAAACAGTGAAGAAATTTGTGAAGAAACACAGCTCTGCCCATTTGAGAGCATCTGGTGTTTTGGATTCCTGCACGCACCTTTGA
- the TAF1A gene encoding TATA box-binding protein-associated factor RNA polymerase I subunit A isoform X2: MDSFVEQLKRGTEEEFTEESVWDGSAVNTTSSSLPAIYLPLLPRNLRHPTTRGRKATEFQETKKACLNYIQDALLQHQWQRAAEFMTNYLETLENTSAEKRMAAPEVIWRIGSEILCHHSKSSIEEFNYFAEQMKNLGVKRYLKVCLEHVFHLLCNGLIDEAYQNLSLAEGWRYGEQTTAQDKELKLIQAYKGLLDYYNWTKKRKAMLELDGNFADSVEQEMHSFFRQAAVNLKEIIKIPGVWDPFVKSYVELLEFYEDYDEVRQVLSEYAYNSKFPPNPNAHVYYYQFLKRQGESKKTLMSVLKILHEIVPSHELMLEYNAMLQKSTRASILTGSRRSGTLERTGGQLSTLATTWRKEIGRKMKILLVKKHWWLESCWEEIANTSNMFHTKAA; this comes from the exons ATGGACAGTTTTGTTGAACAACTGAAAAGGGGGACAGAGGAAGAGTTTACAGAAGAGTCTGTGTGGGATGGGTCTGCAGTAAACACCACAAGCAGTTCACTTCCAGCTATCTATTTACCTTTACTCCCACGGAACCTTCGGCATCCAA CAACCAGAGGTCGAAAGGCAACAGAATTTCAAGAGACTAAGAAAGCTTGTTTAAATTACATTCAGGATGCCCTGCTACAACACCAGTGGCAGAGGGCTGCAGAGTTCATGACTAACTATTTGGAGACATTAGAGAATACTTCTGCTGAAAAACGGATGGCTGCCCCAGAG GTGATTTGGAGAATAGGATCTGAAATTTTGTGCCATCATTCCAAGAGCAGTATTGAAGAGTTCAACTATTTTGCTGAGCAGATGAAAAATCTAGGAGTAAAAAGGTATTTAAAG GTCTGTTTAGAGCATGTCTTTCACCTCCTGTGTAATGGACTAATAGATGAGGCATACCAAAACCTGTCCCTGGCAGAAGGCTGGAGGTATGGAGAACAAACAACTGCTCAGGATAAAGAATTGAAACTCATTCAAGCTTACAAGGGGCTGCTGGATTACTATAACtggaccaaaaaaagaaaagccatgTTAGAGCTTG ATGGTAATTTTGCAGACTCTGTTGAACAGGAAATGCACAGTTTCTTTCGGCAGGCAGCAGTGAATCTCAAGGAGATAATTAAAATACCTGGAGTTTGGGATCCTTTTGTGAAGAGCTATGTGGAA ctATTGGAATTCTATGAGGATTATGATGAAGTCCGGCAAGTATTAAGCGAGTACGCTTACAATTCGAAGTTTCCTCCCAATCCCAATGCTCATGTTTATTACTATCAGTTCCTAAAGAGACAGGGTGAATCAAAGAAGACACTGATGTCTGTGCTCAAG attttgcaCGAGATTGTTCCCTCTCATGAATTAATGTTAGAATATAATGCCATGCTTCAAAAATCAA CTCGGGCAAGCATCTTGACTGGGTCACGGAGGAGTGGAACTCTAGAAAGGACTGGTGGCCAGCTTTCCACTTTAGCCACTACTTGGCGAAAAGAAATTGGCAGGAAAATGAAAATCTTGCTTGTGAAAAAGCATTGGTGGCTGGAATCTTGCTGGGAAGAG atTGCAAATACTTCAAATATGTTTCACACCAAGGCTGCATAG